From Desulfosoma caldarium, the proteins below share one genomic window:
- a CDS encoding ABC transporter ATP-binding protein, translating to MKRVLEIHHLVVRFGTRTVLKDVSFAVHEGEIVSLIGPNGAGKTTLFNVISGLVQASSGDVIFMGRPITGWAPHRVCRAGIARTFQIARPFPEMTAEENVLIAMWFGKPSSRPPLAAVNTEEAGAWLQLVGLKEKRHTLGKELTLSEQRRLEVARALATRPSLLLLDEIAAGLSPYAVNQAAQLVLSLRERGMTIVLVDHFLNLTARVSDRLVALDQGEKIVEGSPQDVLHHPEVLSAYLGERETAGEA from the coding sequence ATGAAACGCGTTCTCGAAATTCATCATCTGGTGGTCCGGTTCGGCACGCGCACCGTGTTGAAGGATGTGAGCTTTGCCGTGCATGAAGGCGAAATCGTCAGCCTCATCGGGCCCAACGGCGCGGGCAAGACAACTCTTTTCAACGTCATCTCCGGCCTGGTGCAGGCCTCCTCGGGTGACGTCATCTTCATGGGACGGCCGATCACCGGCTGGGCGCCCCATCGAGTGTGCCGAGCCGGCATCGCCCGCACTTTTCAAATCGCGCGCCCTTTTCCCGAAATGACCGCGGAAGAAAACGTGCTCATCGCCATGTGGTTCGGCAAACCTTCTTCACGGCCCCCGCTCGCCGCCGTAAACACGGAGGAGGCGGGCGCATGGCTTCAGTTGGTGGGGCTCAAAGAAAAAAGACACACCCTTGGCAAAGAACTCACCTTGTCTGAACAACGGCGCCTGGAGGTGGCTCGAGCCCTGGCGACCCGGCCTTCCCTGCTGCTCTTGGATGAAATTGCCGCGGGACTGAGCCCTTATGCCGTCAACCAGGCCGCTCAATTGGTGCTGTCGTTGCGTGAGCGCGGCATGACCATTGTGTTGGTGGACCATTTTTTGAACCTTACGGCCCGCGTCTCCGATCGGCTGGTGGCGCTGGACCAGGGAGAAAAAATCGTGGAAGGCTCCCCTCAGGATGTGCTGCATCACCCCGAAGTGCTGTCGGCGTATTTGGGAGAGCGTGAAACGGCGGGCGAGGCATGA
- a CDS encoding branched-chain amino acid ABC transporter permease, producing MKKKPFVSSLIFWTVILGLAAWPAVTPHADLVCRVLTMAFLYAVMAMAWNVTALSGLISLGHAAYFGLGAYGAALMDHYGFAHIGWTLTAAALSAGVYGALCAAVFRSLRGATFALVTLAAVDIPKVIADNWESVTFGSLGLVGVAPLPVLRVAGLTLDFASNLLAQYYALLGVLLLGTWVHHKAMHSRWGWALRAIREDEQAAGVLGIPVQALRWSAMTLSAVITGLCGGLYAHLHGFVEPPLVFSAHLSAMPLVLSILGGRFRWYGPALAALFLYPLDQLVLHPVLPAGHAALYGLAIVAAVLFFPQGLGSWKK from the coding sequence GTGAAAAAAAAGCCCTTTGTTTCCTCGCTCATTTTTTGGACCGTTATCCTGGGATTGGCGGCATGGCCGGCCGTAACGCCTCACGCGGATCTAGTCTGCCGAGTCTTGACCATGGCTTTTCTTTATGCCGTTATGGCCATGGCTTGGAACGTGACGGCCCTAAGCGGCCTTATTTCTTTGGGGCATGCCGCCTATTTCGGCTTGGGCGCCTACGGCGCCGCTCTCATGGACCATTACGGCTTCGCTCACATCGGCTGGACCCTCACGGCGGCGGCCCTTAGCGCCGGGGTCTACGGAGCGCTCTGCGCCGCCGTGTTTCGAAGCCTTCGCGGGGCCACCTTTGCTCTCGTGACTTTAGCTGCCGTAGACATTCCCAAAGTCATTGCCGACAATTGGGAATCCGTCACCTTTGGGTCTTTGGGCCTGGTGGGCGTCGCGCCTCTGCCCGTTCTTCGCGTGGCCGGGCTGACTCTGGACTTCGCCTCCAACCTTCTCGCGCAGTACTACGCTCTGCTGGGCGTGCTCCTTCTCGGCACCTGGGTGCACCACAAGGCCATGCACTCACGCTGGGGCTGGGCCCTGCGCGCCATTCGAGAAGATGAGCAGGCGGCAGGGGTTCTCGGCATTCCCGTGCAGGCGCTGCGCTGGAGCGCCATGACGCTGAGTGCGGTCATCACCGGATTGTGCGGCGGCCTGTACGCGCACCTGCACGGCTTTGTGGAACCCCCTCTGGTCTTCAGTGCTCATCTTTCGGCCATGCCCCTGGTGCTTTCCATTCTCGGCGGGCGTTTTCGCTGGTATGGTCCGGCCCTCGCAGCCCTCTTTCTCTACCCCTTGGACCAACTGGTCTTGCACCCGGTGCTGCCCGCGGGACATGCGGCCCTCTACGGCCTGGCGATCGTCGCCGCCGTGCTCTTTTTTCCTCAGGGCTTGGGGTCCTGGAAAAAATGA
- a CDS encoding branched-chain amino acid ABC transporter permease has translation MWAQFLIGVLSLGFFYTLTALGFSLIFGVTHAFNLAHGELIVLSGYLAYALMKGCGWAFWMTLPVCMLGLSLLLVGIHQLLNRVGEPFELNSLVMTFGLALIAQNLMLFLFGADYRLIPSFDEPVWIAFQGAQVSSTHLWSFLLSCTATAAVFLMLHRTFLGKALRATIQEREAARLAGIHVHRMRKVAFAIGGLLIGLAGPLFGRLAYLHPAGGTEATLVAIVITIFAGVGHVRSLWVGACALAALESGAALVLGTSWRELVSALILIVLLLWKPHGLLVGKRSAPEL, from the coding sequence ATGTGGGCCCAATTCCTGATCGGCGTCTTGTCCTTGGGTTTTTTTTACACGCTGACCGCTCTGGGGTTTTCCCTGATTTTTGGGGTCACCCACGCCTTCAATCTGGCCCATGGAGAACTGATCGTTCTGAGCGGTTATCTGGCCTATGCCTTAATGAAAGGTTGCGGCTGGGCCTTTTGGATGACCCTTCCCGTGTGCATGCTGGGCCTCAGCCTGCTTCTCGTGGGCATTCATCAACTCCTCAACAGAGTGGGAGAACCCTTTGAACTGAATTCTCTGGTCATGACCTTTGGCCTGGCCCTCATCGCCCAAAACCTCATGCTGTTCCTTTTCGGTGCGGACTACCGCCTGATCCCCTCCTTTGATGAACCGGTGTGGATCGCCTTTCAAGGCGCGCAGGTGAGTTCCACGCACCTGTGGAGCTTTCTTCTGTCTTGCACGGCCACGGCCGCCGTGTTTCTCATGCTGCACCGAACCTTTCTCGGCAAGGCGCTGCGGGCCACCATTCAGGAACGGGAGGCGGCCAGGCTCGCGGGCATTCATGTGCACCGCATGAGAAAGGTGGCTTTTGCCATCGGCGGCCTGCTCATCGGTCTCGCCGGACCGCTCTTTGGTCGCCTGGCCTATTTGCATCCGGCCGGAGGCACGGAAGCGACGCTCGTGGCCATTGTGATCACCATATTTGCCGGCGTCGGGCACGTGCGAAGCCTTTGGGTGGGTGCATGTGCTCTGGCCGCTTTGGAATCCGGTGCCGCGCTGGTGTTGGGGACGAGCTGGCGGGAACTGGTCAGTGCGCTGATTCTCATCGTTCTGTTGCTGTGGAAACCTCACGGACTGCTGGTGGGAAAAAGGTCAGCCCCGGAACTGTGA
- a CDS encoding ABC transporter substrate-binding protein, with product MWQAWLLGLCLFPWIAGISAVHAQGSPGDGVRLGAVNPLTGKLANHGQEILCGIETAVKEVNARGGIGGRRVQLLSRDDQSHLETAINQVQDLIYREKVTALTGGYVDSLVGPISQLASKAHVPYVASASLQRDLTLRGKNPFFFRISHLNGVTEPLCRFLPQVLVGKKAAIVHAATPGATEFSQTLFQCLRDGGMELVLVEKFRPGIPDFSPLLLKMRSLQVDVLISAGFFSDHLILVRQIREQNVPLTAYIGPWGVAYPEFIQQMGMAAENLVGLSAWQPDCPFPGTEEESRRFTEKFRATYGREPTSTVMHGYTSARVLLEAMGAVAARGAPLDGPHIAQALRSLDITVPMGRVQFDANGDPLHYRQVVVQIQNGRLVPIFPAQRAHGSWIPMTVPAH from the coding sequence ATGTGGCAAGCATGGCTGTTGGGGCTGTGCCTTTTCCCATGGATCGCGGGGATCTCGGCCGTTCATGCCCAAGGGTCGCCGGGGGATGGGGTGCGCCTTGGCGCCGTGAACCCGCTCACGGGAAAGTTGGCCAATCACGGTCAGGAAATCCTCTGCGGCATTGAAACCGCCGTGAAAGAAGTCAATGCGCGAGGCGGGATCGGCGGTCGCCGAGTGCAGCTGCTGTCCAGGGACGATCAGAGCCATTTGGAAACGGCCATCAATCAGGTGCAGGACCTGATCTATCGAGAAAAGGTGACGGCCTTGACCGGCGGCTATGTGGATTCGCTGGTCGGCCCCATCAGTCAGCTGGCTTCCAAAGCCCACGTGCCCTATGTGGCCTCGGCAAGCCTGCAAAGGGACCTGACCCTGCGAGGAAAAAATCCCTTCTTCTTCCGCATCTCACACCTGAACGGGGTCACGGAACCCTTGTGCCGGTTTCTTCCTCAGGTCCTGGTCGGCAAGAAAGCGGCCATTGTGCATGCAGCGACTCCCGGGGCGACGGAATTTTCTCAAACACTTTTTCAGTGCCTTCGCGATGGGGGCATGGAGCTGGTCCTGGTGGAAAAGTTTCGCCCCGGCATTCCTGATTTTTCACCCCTTCTTCTCAAAATGCGCTCTCTTCAGGTGGACGTTCTCATCAGTGCCGGTTTTTTTTCGGATCACCTGATTCTGGTGCGTCAGATACGAGAACAAAACGTGCCTCTGACAGCCTACATCGGGCCATGGGGAGTGGCCTATCCGGAATTTATTCAGCAAATGGGCATGGCGGCGGAAAACCTTGTGGGCCTGAGTGCCTGGCAGCCGGATTGTCCGTTTCCCGGAACGGAAGAGGAGTCTCGGCGATTTACGGAAAAATTTCGAGCCACCTACGGGCGCGAGCCCACATCCACGGTGATGCACGGCTACACTTCGGCTCGAGTGCTGCTTGAAGCTATGGGCGCCGTCGCGGCCCGCGGCGCCCCTTTGGATGGCCCCCACATCGCGCAAGCCTTAAGAAGCCTTGATATCACGGTGCCCATGGGGCGCGTGCAGTTTGACGCCAATGGCGATCCCCTTCACTATCGGCAGGTGGTGGTTCAGATTCAAAATGGGCGACTTGTGCCGATTTTTCCGGCGCAGCGCGCCCACGGTTCTTGGATTCCCATGACGGTTCCGGCGCACTAG
- a CDS encoding MBL fold metallo-hydrolase — MAFRVTVLCENTVPVPALVGEHGFAAYVETPKATLLFDTGQGFGLIQNSLRLKKDLSKVDKLVLSHGHFDHTGGMLAFLGVRGPCPVVAHPDVLLERFRYMPVGPVEKPVSIGLPWKEAYLTTRGAQFQWLETFAEIAPDVFVTGEVPRRTDFETGDPKFVVRSNGDWTPDPFRDDYSMALKTSKGLVVILGCAHAGLINILDHLTRQTGEHRVYAVLGGTHLGFSPVDQLEKTMEALKRFDIQILAVSHCTGQGPIARLSAEFGTRFAFAPVGYVLDVAD, encoded by the coding sequence ATGGCATTTCGAGTCACCGTACTGTGTGAAAACACCGTTCCCGTGCCCGCGCTCGTCGGGGAGCACGGCTTTGCCGCCTACGTGGAAACGCCAAAGGCGACCCTGCTCTTTGATACGGGCCAAGGTTTTGGTTTAATACAAAATTCCCTTCGACTCAAAAAAGATCTTTCCAAGGTGGACAAGCTGGTGCTCAGCCACGGCCACTTCGACCACACGGGCGGCATGTTGGCCTTCCTCGGAGTCCGAGGTCCGTGCCCTGTGGTGGCGCACCCGGATGTGCTGCTGGAACGGTTCCGCTACATGCCCGTAGGCCCCGTGGAAAAGCCCGTTTCCATCGGGTTGCCGTGGAAGGAGGCGTACTTGACGACGCGGGGCGCGCAGTTTCAATGGTTGGAAACCTTTGCGGAAATTGCTCCCGATGTGTTTGTGACGGGGGAAGTGCCTCGGCGCACCGATTTTGAAACGGGAGATCCCAAGTTTGTGGTGCGATCTAACGGCGACTGGACTCCCGACCCCTTTCGCGACGACTATTCCATGGCCCTGAAAACTTCCAAAGGCCTTGTGGTCATTCTGGGTTGCGCCCATGCCGGCTTGATCAACATCTTGGACCATCTGACCCGCCAGACGGGGGAACATCGCGTTTACGCTGTCCTCGGGGGAACGCACCTAGGTTTTTCGCCCGTGGACCAGCTCGAGAAGACCATGGAAGCCCTCAAGCGGTTTGACATCCAGATTCTTGCGGTCAGCCACTGTACCGGCCAAGGGCCCATTGCCAGGTTGTCGGCCGAATTCGGAACCCGTTTTGCCTTTGCCCCGGTCGGCTACGTGCTGGACGTGGCGGATTGA
- a CDS encoding acyl-CoA synthetase has product MAKIPENYLPPKDMWPEYIVPEEFADTPMELNLADYLLDRHVREGRGDNLAIKFMDKQFTYAQLQQMVNKFGNALKAAGVEPQDRIGIRLVNSPQALVTIFAIEKIGAIPIPTSPLWSKEEVAFVVNNAEMKYFVVNAPLMGPVEEAKPDFEYGTKVIVIGGNPDEVKAQGNLVYEEMLEQGSPDLKPTMLKADDIGVILYTSGTTGMPKGCVHFIRPVIIESRLVNKYVYNLKPGDVLGGAAPVSFAAGFGTFTLIPFEGGACISLLPKFAPADMMDLIQKHKITVLTGLPTAYRALMKFPDFKKYDFSSVRLCTSGGDALGAETLEGWTKLTGQPIWEGLGGTEMLHLLTSNTLNPEPVPNSIGKPLPGVLVRVVDAEWKDCKPNEVGSMIIKGPSGTLYWKPYVDGERLLKSQQKGVKNGWNQMGDAVYMREDGNIFFVSREDDMIKSSGYRIGPAEVEEAILKHPAVADCGVVGVPDPEKGQVTKAFIVLKPGHEGGDAFFEELKEFLKQHIAVYKLPRLVEYVDSLPRTPTGKLLRRMLRK; this is encoded by the coding sequence ATGGCCAAGATACCGGAAAACTATCTCCCCCCAAAAGACATGTGGCCCGAATACATTGTGCCGGAAGAATTTGCCGACACGCCGATGGAACTCAATCTCGCCGACTATCTGCTGGACAGGCATGTTCGAGAAGGGCGGGGAGACAATCTTGCCATCAAGTTTATGGACAAGCAGTTCACGTATGCCCAGCTTCAGCAGATGGTCAACAAGTTCGGCAATGCTCTGAAGGCCGCCGGCGTTGAACCTCAAGACCGCATCGGCATTCGTCTGGTCAACTCCCCTCAAGCCCTTGTCACCATCTTTGCCATTGAAAAAATCGGGGCCATTCCTATTCCCACCTCGCCTCTGTGGTCCAAGGAAGAAGTGGCCTTTGTGGTCAACAATGCGGAAATGAAATACTTCGTGGTCAACGCGCCGCTCATGGGCCCTGTGGAAGAAGCGAAGCCGGACTTTGAATACGGCACCAAGGTTATCGTCATCGGCGGCAATCCCGATGAAGTCAAGGCTCAGGGCAACCTGGTCTATGAAGAGATGCTGGAACAAGGATCCCCCGATCTGAAACCGACTATGCTCAAGGCCGACGACATCGGAGTTATCCTGTACACCTCCGGCACCACGGGGATGCCCAAGGGCTGTGTGCATTTCATTCGCCCCGTGATCATTGAATCCCGGCTGGTCAACAAGTACGTGTACAATTTGAAGCCCGGAGATGTTTTGGGCGGAGCGGCTCCGGTGTCCTTTGCGGCCGGCTTTGGCACCTTCACGCTCATTCCCTTTGAAGGCGGCGCGTGCATCTCGCTTCTGCCCAAATTCGCGCCTGCCGACATGATGGATCTCATTCAAAAACACAAGATCACCGTGCTCACCGGGCTGCCTACGGCCTATCGAGCCCTGATGAAATTCCCCGATTTCAAGAAGTACGATTTCAGCAGTGTGCGCCTGTGCACCTCCGGCGGGGACGCTCTGGGGGCCGAAACCCTGGAAGGCTGGACAAAACTGACGGGCCAACCCATTTGGGAAGGCCTGGGCGGCACAGAAATGCTGCACCTGCTCACCTCCAACACGCTCAATCCGGAACCCGTGCCCAATTCCATCGGCAAGCCCTTGCCCGGAGTGCTGGTGCGCGTCGTGGACGCGGAATGGAAGGATTGCAAGCCTAACGAAGTGGGCAGCATGATCATCAAGGGCCCGTCGGGCACCCTGTACTGGAAGCCTTACGTGGACGGCGAACGGTTGCTCAAGTCCCAGCAAAAGGGTGTCAAGAACGGCTGGAACCAAATGGGCGATGCCGTGTACATGCGGGAAGACGGCAACATCTTTTTCGTGTCCCGCGAAGACGACATGATCAAGAGCTCCGGCTATCGCATCGGCCCTGCGGAAGTGGAAGAGGCGATTCTAAAACATCCGGCCGTGGCCGACTGCGGTGTCGTTGGGGTGCCGGATCCAGAAAAAGGCCAGGTCACCAAGGCCTTCATCGTCCTTAAACCTGGCCATGAAGGCGGCGACGCCTTCTTTGAAGAACTCAAGGAATTCCTCAAGCAACACATTGCCGTCTACAAGCTGCCGCGCCTCGTTGAATACGTGGACAGCTTGCCGAGAACGCCCACCGGAAAGCTGCTTCGACGCATGCTGAGGAAATAA
- a CDS encoding CBS domain-containing protein: MIVRHWMTTRVVTTAKEASVQDALKLMKRHSIRHLPVVQSDGTLDGWVTDADLRSVLIASMLEDLRVEDVMVRQPITVRPDDSLETAARLALENRIGGLPVVDDSKIVGVITVVDMLSAFISMLGLMQSSSRLDVKLVGPKQSLDSVTRLLQKQGAEIISVCHVRPTDAQEAVYSFRLKKCSMEPIIGSLKEEGIEVVSAEV; encoded by the coding sequence ATGATCGTACGCCATTGGATGACCACGCGTGTGGTGACCACCGCCAAAGAGGCATCTGTTCAGGATGCCTTGAAGTTGATGAAGCGCCATTCCATTCGACACCTGCCCGTGGTGCAATCGGACGGCACGTTGGATGGCTGGGTGACAGACGCCGATCTGCGCAGTGTGCTCATCGCTTCCATGCTAGAAGACCTCCGCGTGGAAGATGTCATGGTGCGACAGCCTATCACGGTCCGTCCTGACGATTCATTAGAAACCGCCGCGCGACTGGCCCTGGAAAACCGCATCGGTGGCCTGCCCGTGGTGGACGATTCCAAAATTGTGGGCGTCATCACGGTGGTGGATATGCTCTCAGCCTTCATTTCCATGTTGGGCCTCATGCAAAGTTCCAGTCGGCTAGATGTGAAGCTTGTGGGCCCTAAACAGTCCTTGGACAGTGTCACGCGGTTGCTGCAGAAGCAAGGAGCTGAAATCATCAGTGTTTGTCATGTGCGGCCAACGGATGCTCAGGAGGCCGTGTATTCGTTTCGCCTCAAAAAGTGTTCCATGGAACCGATTATCGGATCCTTAAAGGAGGAAGGCATCGAAGTGGTTTCGGCGGAAGTGTGA
- a CDS encoding CTP synthase: MREPKYIFITGGVLSSLGKGLAAASIGALMESRGLRVTLQKLDPYINVDPGTMNPFQHGEVYVTDDGAETDLDLGHYERFTHARMSKRNNYTSGSIYYSVITKERRGDYLGGTVQVIPHVTDEIKTCIRQVADAVDLVIVEIGGTVGDIESLPFLEAIRQFRIDVGRENALYIHVTLVPYVKAAGEVKTKPTQHSVKELRGIGIQPDILLCRTEFPLSKEIKAKIGHFCNVEPDAVITARDVECIYEVPLCFHDEGLDEKILKMLNIWTRAPQLDDWRELVRRMKNPSRRVTIAVVGKYIDLRESYKSLNEALAHAGADNDARVKLHYVDSEDVERTGGEALLQQADGILVPGGFGSRGIEGKIKAIRYARENKVPFFGICLGMQMAVVEFARHVAGLEGAHSMEIDKHTPHPVIFLMREWFDYKNNRRVHRDEDSDLGGTMRLGAYPCLLEPGSFAYAAYQKVEISERHRHRYEFNNEYRDILGRAGMRFTGLSPDRNLVEIIELADHPWFLGCQFHPEFKSRPMDPHPLFKAFVEKALEYSEKRRHEAGATDEVPVNEQRERE, translated from the coding sequence TTGAGAGAACCCAAATACATCTTCATTACCGGAGGGGTTCTATCCTCCTTGGGCAAGGGTCTGGCGGCGGCCTCCATCGGAGCCCTGATGGAAAGCCGTGGCCTTCGAGTGACACTGCAGAAGCTGGATCCCTACATCAATGTGGATCCGGGTACCATGAATCCCTTTCAGCACGGCGAAGTCTACGTCACGGACGACGGGGCGGAAACCGACTTGGATCTGGGCCACTACGAACGCTTCACCCATGCGCGCATGAGTAAGCGCAACAACTACACGTCCGGCAGCATCTACTACAGCGTGATCACCAAAGAGCGACGCGGGGACTATCTTGGAGGTACGGTGCAGGTCATTCCCCATGTGACCGATGAGATCAAGACCTGCATTCGTCAAGTGGCCGATGCCGTCGATCTGGTCATCGTGGAAATTGGCGGAACCGTCGGGGACATCGAAAGCCTGCCCTTTCTGGAAGCCATTCGCCAATTTCGCATTGATGTGGGCCGGGAAAACGCCCTCTACATTCATGTGACGCTGGTGCCCTATGTGAAGGCCGCGGGGGAGGTGAAAACCAAGCCCACGCAGCACAGCGTCAAGGAACTGCGAGGCATCGGTATTCAGCCGGATATTTTGCTGTGCCGCACGGAATTTCCCCTGTCCAAGGAAATCAAAGCAAAAATCGGCCACTTTTGCAACGTGGAGCCGGACGCCGTCATTACGGCCAGGGACGTGGAATGCATCTACGAAGTGCCTTTGTGTTTTCATGACGAAGGGCTGGATGAAAAGATTCTTAAGATGCTCAATATCTGGACCCGCGCCCCTCAGCTGGATGACTGGCGCGAGCTCGTTCGGCGCATGAAAAATCCGTCTCGCCGCGTGACCATCGCCGTAGTGGGCAAGTACATTGATCTGCGCGAGTCTTACAAGAGCCTCAACGAGGCTTTGGCTCACGCAGGAGCGGACAACGACGCCCGTGTGAAGCTCCATTACGTCGATTCGGAAGACGTGGAACGTACGGGCGGGGAAGCGTTGCTGCAGCAGGCGGACGGCATTCTTGTGCCCGGAGGGTTTGGGTCTCGGGGCATCGAGGGCAAAATCAAGGCCATTCGCTATGCTCGAGAAAACAAGGTTCCCTTTTTCGGCATATGCCTTGGCATGCAGATGGCCGTGGTGGAATTTGCCAGACACGTGGCGGGTCTTGAAGGGGCGCACAGCATGGAAATCGACAAGCACACGCCCCATCCCGTGATCTTTCTCATGCGGGAATGGTTCGATTACAAGAATAACCGGCGAGTGCACCGGGATGAAGACTCGGACTTGGGAGGCACCATGCGCCTTGGAGCCTATCCGTGCCTGCTGGAGCCGGGCAGTTTTGCCTACGCCGCGTACCAGAAAGTGGAGATTTCGGAAAGGCATCGGCACCGCTACGAATTCAACAACGAGTACCGGGACATTTTGGGCCGTGCCGGGATGCGCTTTACGGGGTTGTCTCCAGACCGCAACCTGGTGGAAATCATTGAACTTGCCGATCATCCGTGGTTTTTGGGCTGTCAATTCCACCCGGAATTTAAGTCCAGGCCCATGGACCCGCATCCGCTCTTCAAAGCCTTTGTAGAAAAGGCGCTGGAGTATTCCGAAAAGAGGCGCCATGAGGCGGGTGCAACGGATGAGGTGCCGGTGAATGAGCAGCGAGAAAGAGAGTGA
- the kdsA gene encoding 3-deoxy-8-phosphooctulonate synthase yields MSETASSIWIRGQPFGKDRFFVIAGPCVLESEDLALRVASSVARMCRELDIPYIFKSSYDKANRTSVESYRGPGLEKGLKILERVRSQVGVPVITDVHAVQEAAAAARVVDVLQIPAFLARQTDLVVAAAKTGKPINLKKAQFLAPWDMFHVVRKAESVGNRRIFITERGTCFGYNALVVDMRSVSLLSRSPYPLVFDATHSVQIPGGQGTASGGERQYVESLARAAVAAGADGLFMEVHEDPDRALCDGPNSVPLNEVFAILTALKDLYETTRKHPIRLQNEPVLRTA; encoded by the coding sequence GTGAGCGAGACGGCGTCTTCCATCTGGATTCGAGGGCAGCCCTTTGGCAAGGATCGATTTTTCGTCATTGCAGGACCTTGTGTGCTGGAAAGCGAAGACTTGGCCCTGCGTGTGGCATCGTCCGTGGCCCGCATGTGTCGGGAACTGGACATTCCCTACATCTTCAAGAGTTCCTACGACAAGGCGAACCGCACCTCCGTGGAATCGTACCGCGGCCCTGGGCTGGAAAAAGGGCTCAAGATTCTGGAGCGCGTGCGATCCCAGGTGGGTGTGCCCGTGATCACCGATGTGCACGCCGTCCAAGAGGCCGCGGCGGCGGCTCGAGTGGTAGATGTTTTACAAATTCCCGCTTTTTTGGCTCGGCAGACGGACCTAGTGGTGGCTGCTGCCAAAACGGGAAAGCCCATCAATCTCAAAAAGGCCCAATTCCTGGCTCCTTGGGACATGTTTCATGTGGTTCGAAAGGCGGAAAGCGTGGGGAATCGGCGCATTTTCATTACCGAACGAGGCACCTGCTTTGGCTACAACGCTCTGGTGGTGGATATGCGTTCGGTAAGCCTGCTCAGCCGGTCCCCGTACCCCTTGGTGTTTGACGCCACACACAGTGTGCAGATTCCCGGAGGCCAGGGCACGGCTTCCGGTGGCGAACGCCAGTATGTGGAAAGCCTGGCTCGAGCGGCCGTGGCGGCGGGAGCGGACGGACTTTTTATGGAAGTTCATGAGGATCCGGATCGGGCGCTCTGTGATGGCCCCAATTCCGTACCCTTGAACGAGGTCTTTGCCATTCTCACGGCGTTGAAGGACCTCTACGAGACCACTCGAAAGCATCCCATTCGATTACAAAACGAGCCCGTTTTAAGGACGGCATGA
- a CDS encoding KdsC family phosphatase, protein MTMTIGVNEATKERIRAVRMVIFDVDGVLTDGGITIHDDGSESKTFDVKDGHGMKLLQRAGLQIALLSGRFSACVEHRAKGLGIEHVYQGFHRKLEAYEAIKASTGLKDHQIAYVGDDLIDIPVMRRVGFAVCVRDAVEHVKPFAHYITQRDGGKGAAREICELILNVQGLWDRVTARYVQEVLG, encoded by the coding sequence ATGACCATGACCATAGGGGTGAATGAAGCGACTAAGGAAAGAATCCGTGCCGTACGCATGGTGATTTTTGATGTGGACGGCGTCCTCACCGACGGTGGCATCACAATCCATGACGATGGCTCCGAATCTAAAACCTTTGACGTCAAAGACGGCCACGGGATGAAACTGTTGCAGCGTGCAGGCCTTCAAATTGCGCTCCTTTCTGGGCGATTCAGCGCTTGCGTGGAACACCGGGCCAAGGGGTTGGGTATTGAGCATGTCTACCAGGGCTTTCATCGCAAGCTGGAGGCTTACGAGGCCATCAAGGCGTCCACCGGTCTGAAAGACCATCAGATAGCCTATGTGGGAGACGACTTGATCGACATTCCGGTGATGCGCCGCGTGGGCTTTGCTGTGTGTGTTCGGGATGCCGTGGAGCACGTCAAGCCGTTTGCCCATTACATAACGCAGCGGGATGGCGGCAAAGGAGCTGCGCGGGAAATTTGTGAACTCATTCTCAACGTTCAGGGTTTGTGGGATAGGGTCACGGCCCGCTATGTCCAAGAAGTCCTAGGCTGA